A region of Solea solea chromosome 7, fSolSol10.1, whole genome shotgun sequence DNA encodes the following proteins:
- the LOC131463037 gene encoding uncharacterized protein LOC131463037, giving the protein MSSKKRSVCAVLGCSKQGQTLHKLPTNEQTKAQWILFISDGNVPATFPKILHVCGNHFTEDCYTNFAQYKAGHSTTLRLKEGAVPTIHAGLPAAQDRFIHTGTQTEAPSVRTCATQLSIGTLKAHVHSQRTQTPVLSHETAGTQTTLPEYMFSSTPIKVPGFGPQKRARVESEEEEGFTSPESQVDPNDPTFTPGGSLTTHDSTMLTESAVYMDKKYIVFESCLRELFDTCPVCKRNCEVQQQQKGTYVAFHQTCPKCNYSRKWQSQPMIKNTPVGNVQLSAATYFTGASFIQLEKLCRALQLQISHYDTFRKHARKYLEPAIVHKWKSDQQVLFSTLKPGGGKFKLQETCVQILQGTLQNLGAIP; this is encoded by the exons ATGTCTTCGAAAAAAAGATCAGTTTGCGCTGTTCTGGGTTGTAGTAAACAAGGACAgacgctccacaagctccccaccaatgagcaaacaaaagctcagtggatattGTTCATTTCTGATGGGAATGTgcctgctacatttcccaaaatTCTCCATGTATGTGGCAACCACTTCAcggaggattgttacacaaacttcgCGCAATACAAAGCAGGGCACAGCACCACACTTCGCCTCAAAGAAGGAGCAGTACCTACAATACATGCTGGATTACCTGCAGCACAA GATCGTTTTATCCACACgggcacacaaacagaagctCCAAGTGTGAGAACATGTGCCACTCAACTGTCAATTGGGACCTTGAAAGCACACGTGCACAGCCAAA GGACCCAGACACCAGTGTTGTCACATGAGACTGCTGGCACACAAACCACACTACCGGAGtacatgttttcatccacacctATAAAGGTGCCAGGGTTTGGACCACAAAAAAGAGCACGTGttgagtcagaggaggaagagggattcACCTCACCAGAGTCACAAGTCGACCCAAATGACCCAACCTTTACTCCTGGCGGATCCCTAACAACACATGATTCAACAATGTT GACGGAAAGTGCTGTATACATggataaaaaatacattgtatttGAGTCCTGCCTGAGGGAGCTTTTTGACACATGTCCAGTGTGCAAGAGAAATTGCgaagtgcagcagcaacagaagggCACGTATGTTGCATTTCATCAAACGTGTCCAAAATGCAACTACTCCAGGAAGTGGCAAAGTCAGCCCATGATTAAGAACACCCCAGTTGGCAATGTACAGTTATCTGCTGCTacatatttcactggtgcatccttcatccagctggaaaag CTATGCCGCGCCTTGCAGCTCCAGATTTCTCATTATGACACCTTCCGGAAACATGCAAGGAAATACCTGGAACCTGCAATCGTCCACAAGTGGAAGAGTGACCAGCAGGTCCTTTTCTCCACATTGAAACCGGGGGGGGGAAAATTCAAGTTGCAGGAGACATGCGTGCAGATTCTCCag GGCACTCTGCAAAATTTGGGAGCTATTCCTTGA